A region of Mesorhizobium sp. AR02 DNA encodes the following proteins:
- a CDS encoding DUF4242 domain-containing protein, whose translation MPRYVVERTFPNGLSVPMNDAGADGLGGVIMRNAEKGVTWVQSFVSPDKKQSFCIYDAPSPEAIRSTAQKNALPVDKITEVRVLDPYFYR comes from the coding sequence ATGCCTCGCTATGTGGTTGAACGCACATTTCCAAATGGCCTCAGCGTACCGATGAACGATGCCGGCGCCGATGGGCTGGGCGGCGTCATCATGCGCAACGCCGAAAAAGGCGTGACCTGGGTGCAGTCCTTCGTCTCGCCCGACAAGAAGCAGAGCTTCTGCATCTACGATGCGCCCTCGCCGGAAGCGATCCGCAGCACTGCCCAGAAAAACGCCCTGCCGGTCGACAAGATCACGGAGGTGCGGGTCCTTGACCCTTACTTTTATCGTTGA
- a CDS encoding ABC transporter permease produces the protein MNLRAVWAIYRMEMARAFRTVLQSIVSPVISTSLYFVVFGSAIGSRITEIDGISYGAFIVPGLIMLSLLTQSISNASFAIYFPKFVGSIYELLSAPVSYLEIVIAYVGGAATKSIILGLIILATASLFVPLTILHPFWMVAFLVLTAVTFSLFGFIIGIWAKSFEQLQLVPLLIITPLTFLGGSFYSINMLPGIWRTVTLFNPVVYLISGFRWSFYGKSDVSVGISLGMTVVFLAVCIAIVAWIFKTGYRLRN, from the coding sequence ATGAACCTGCGTGCAGTATGGGCCATCTACCGGATGGAAATGGCACGTGCCTTTCGTACCGTGCTGCAGAGCATCGTCTCGCCGGTCATCTCGACATCGCTCTACTTCGTCGTCTTCGGCTCGGCCATCGGCTCGCGCATCACCGAGATCGACGGCATCAGCTACGGCGCCTTCATCGTGCCGGGGCTGATCATGCTGTCGCTGTTGACGCAGTCGATCTCCAACGCTTCCTTCGCCATCTACTTCCCGAAATTCGTCGGCTCGATCTATGAATTGCTGTCGGCGCCGGTCTCCTACCTGGAGATCGTCATCGCCTATGTCGGCGGTGCCGCCACCAAGTCGATCATCCTCGGCCTGATCATTCTGGCCACCGCCTCGCTGTTCGTGCCGCTCACCATCCTGCATCCGTTCTGGATGGTCGCTTTCCTGGTGCTGACGGCGGTGACGTTCAGCCTGTTCGGCTTCATCATCGGCATCTGGGCGAAAAGCTTCGAACAGCTGCAACTGGTGCCGCTCTTGATCATCACGCCGCTGACTTTCCTCGGCGGCAGCTTCTATTCGATCAACATGCTGCCCGGCATCTGGCGCACGGTGACGCTGTTCAACCCGGTCGTCTACCTGATCAGCGGTTTCCGCTGGAGCTTCTATGGCAAGTCCGACGTCTCGGTCGGCATCAGCCTCGGCATGACCGTGGTCTTCCTGGCCGTCTGCATCGCCATCGTCGCCTGGATCTTCAAGACCGGCTACCGGCTGCGGAACTGA
- a CDS encoding MarR family winged helix-turn-helix transcriptional regulator, producing MEDVIRSLGYLCLGSRLKRIGEQLQADAQHLLDGLEVPLQSSQYPLLAALDRLGPLAVGELAQSLGLTQPGVTRSVSLLAELGLVEAIQSDGDQRRKMVSLTGKGQRLVDVAKRDVWPRIESAVADLCRDLSGPLLDQLATIEDGLAAAPLDRRVKKGVAQ from the coding sequence ATGGAAGACGTTATTCGGTCTCTTGGCTATCTCTGCTTGGGCAGCAGGCTGAAGCGCATCGGCGAACAATTGCAGGCCGACGCGCAGCATCTGCTCGACGGCCTGGAGGTCCCGCTTCAATCGAGCCAATACCCGCTGCTTGCCGCGCTCGACAGGCTGGGGCCCTTGGCCGTCGGCGAACTGGCGCAATCGCTCGGGCTGACCCAGCCAGGCGTGACGCGAAGCGTGTCGCTGCTGGCCGAGTTGGGGCTGGTCGAAGCCATCCAGTCGGATGGTGACCAGCGCCGCAAGATGGTCTCGCTGACGGGCAAGGGCCAGCGCCTGGTCGACGTGGCGAAGCGGGACGTCTGGCCGCGCATCGAGAGCGCCGTCGCGGATCTGTGCCGGGACCTCTCGGGGCCGCTTCTCGATCAACTCGCCACTATCGAGGACGGCCTCGCCGCCGCTCCACTCGATCGCCGTGTGAAAAAGGGTGTCGCGCAATGA
- a CDS encoding cytochrome d ubiquinol oxidase subunit II: protein MSFDWPTALPLIFAGLMGLAILIYVILDGFDLGIGILFAAAEDAEQDTMIAAIGPFWDANETWLVLAVGLLLVAFPMAHGVILTALYIPVFVLLVGLILRGVAFDFRAKVPSGKKHRWNRIFFLGSVIASLAQGYMLGVYVLGLDVGFGGMAFGALVAFCLAAAYAAMGAAWVIYKTEGELQKKAVRWLRTALVLTALGMAAVSLATPFASPRIFDKWFVWPEMLYLSPLPILSALLFLWLWRQTFHLPKPDDRHSLMPFLTLAGIFVLGFAGLAWSFYPFVVPDKLTIWQAASATESLAIILAGTVVVLPVIIFYSFYAYRVFGGKATDLTYD, encoded by the coding sequence ATGAGCTTCGACTGGCCAACTGCGCTCCCGCTCATCTTCGCCGGCCTGATGGGGCTCGCCATCTTGATCTATGTCATCCTCGACGGTTTCGACCTCGGCATCGGCATCCTGTTCGCCGCGGCCGAAGACGCCGAGCAAGATACGATGATCGCGGCGATCGGTCCGTTCTGGGATGCCAACGAGACCTGGCTGGTGCTGGCCGTCGGCCTGCTGCTGGTCGCCTTCCCGATGGCGCATGGCGTCATCCTGACCGCGCTCTACATTCCGGTGTTCGTGCTGCTGGTCGGGCTGATCCTGCGCGGCGTCGCCTTCGATTTCCGCGCCAAGGTGCCGAGCGGCAAGAAGCACCGCTGGAACCGCATTTTCTTCCTCGGTTCCGTCATCGCCTCGCTGGCGCAAGGCTATATGCTCGGCGTCTATGTGCTCGGCCTCGATGTCGGTTTCGGCGGCATGGCGTTCGGCGCGCTGGTGGCGTTCTGCCTGGCCGCGGCCTACGCCGCGATGGGCGCCGCCTGGGTGATCTACAAGACCGAAGGCGAATTGCAGAAGAAGGCGGTGCGCTGGCTGCGCACCGCACTGGTGCTGACCGCGCTCGGCATGGCGGCGGTGTCGCTGGCGACACCTTTCGCCAGCCCGCGCATTTTCGACAAATGGTTCGTCTGGCCGGAAATGCTCTATCTCTCGCCGCTGCCGATCCTGTCGGCGCTGCTGTTCCTGTGGCTGTGGCGGCAAACCTTCCATCTGCCGAAGCCCGACGACCGCCATTCGCTGATGCCGTTCCTGACGCTGGCCGGTATCTTCGTGCTCGGCTTTGCCGGTCTCGCCTGGTCGTTCTACCCGTTCGTGGTGCCCGATAAATTGACCATCTGGCAGGCAGCGTCCGCGACCGAAAGCCTGGCCATCATCCTGGCCGGAACCGTGGTCGTGCTGCCGGTCATCATCTTCTATTCCTTCTATGCCTATCGGGTGTTCGGCGGGAAGGCGACGGACCTGACCTATGACTGA
- a CDS encoding cytochrome ubiquinol oxidase subunit I, protein MDPLILSRIQFGANISFHILFPTITIALGWVLLFFKLRYNATNDSAWMRAYFTWVKVFALSFAMGVVSGVTMSFQFGTNWPGYMEKVGNIAGPLLAYEILTAFFLEAAFLGIMLFGFRRVSNRVHTLATVLVAGGTTLSAFWIIALNSWMQTPAGFEMIDGKAHAVDWWAIVFNPSMPYRLVHMLLASGLTVSFLIAGLSALRYLNGDRSESMWKALRTGVFTAAILIPIQIFAGDQHGLNTLEHQPQKIAAMEANWNTGPNVPLVLFALPDEAAKENRFEIAIPDGASLVLRHSTSGVVPGLNDYPGNHPPVFPLFWSFRIMVGTGLLMLAVSWSAAFFLKRRHSLPKPLAMLMVPMALSGWLATLAGWYTTEIGRQPWLVTGVLKTADAVGPVAGSHVALTLAIYLILYVLLLIAYLGVLVHLALKAAKDGDTSPLPGVMKAAMSQPAAGE, encoded by the coding sequence ATGGACCCGCTCATATTGTCGCGCATCCAGTTCGGCGCGAATATTTCGTTTCATATTCTGTTTCCGACGATCACCATTGCACTTGGCTGGGTGCTGCTGTTCTTCAAGCTGCGCTACAACGCGACCAACGATTCCGCCTGGATGCGCGCCTATTTCACCTGGGTGAAGGTGTTCGCGCTGTCCTTCGCCATGGGCGTGGTGTCCGGCGTCACCATGAGCTTCCAGTTCGGCACCAACTGGCCGGGCTATATGGAAAAGGTTGGCAACATTGCCGGCCCACTGCTGGCCTACGAGATCCTCACCGCCTTCTTCCTCGAGGCGGCTTTCCTCGGCATCATGCTGTTCGGCTTCCGCCGTGTGTCCAACCGCGTCCATACGCTGGCGACGGTGCTGGTGGCCGGCGGCACCACGCTGTCCGCCTTCTGGATCATCGCGCTCAATTCCTGGATGCAGACGCCGGCCGGCTTCGAGATGATTGACGGCAAGGCGCATGCCGTCGACTGGTGGGCGATCGTTTTCAACCCGTCCATGCCCTACCGCCTCGTCCACATGCTGCTTGCCTCGGGGCTCACGGTGTCGTTCCTCATCGCCGGCCTGTCGGCGCTGCGTTATCTCAACGGCGACCGCTCGGAATCGATGTGGAAGGCGCTGCGCACCGGCGTCTTCACTGCCGCGATCCTGATCCCGATCCAGATTTTTGCCGGCGACCAGCACGGGCTGAACACGCTGGAGCACCAGCCGCAGAAGATCGCCGCCATGGAGGCCAACTGGAACACCGGCCCCAACGTGCCGCTGGTGCTGTTCGCGCTGCCCGACGAGGCGGCGAAGGAGAACAGGTTCGAGATCGCCATTCCCGACGGCGCCAGCCTGGTGCTGCGGCACTCGACCAGCGGCGTGGTGCCGGGGCTCAACGACTACCCCGGCAACCATCCGCCGGTCTTTCCGCTGTTCTGGAGTTTCCGCATCATGGTCGGCACCGGGCTTTTGATGCTCGCCGTCTCCTGGTCGGCAGCCTTCTTCCTCAAGCGCCGCCACAGCCTGCCGAAGCCGCTCGCCATGCTGATGGTGCCGATGGCGCTGTCGGGCTGGCTGGCGACGTTGGCCGGCTGGTACACGACCGAGATCGGCCGCCAGCCCTGGCTGGTGACAGGCGTGCTGAAAACCGCCGACGCCGTCGGGCCGGTGGCCGGCAGCCATGTCGCGCTGACACTCGCCATCTACCTCATTCTCTACGTGCTGCTGCTGATCGCCTATCTCGGCGTGCTGGTGCATCTGGCGCTGAAGGCGGCCAAGGATGGCGACACCTCACCACTGCCGGGGGTGATGAAGGCAGCCATGTCGCAGCCGGCGGCGGGGGAGTGA
- a CDS encoding ABC transporter ATP-binding protein has product MPSILSISGVSKTYATGFTALKEVNLDIQRGEIFALLGPNGAGKTTLISIVCGIVNRSTGTVTVDGHDINKDYRAARSLIGLVPQELTIDAFETVWATVNYSRGLFGKPANHGFVEKVLRDLSLWDKKDAKAITLSGGMKRRLMIAKALSHEPRILFLDEPTAGVDVELRQDMWEMVRRLREDGVTIILTTHYIEEAEAMADRVGVINRGEIILVENKAELMRKLGRKRLVLELRNPLTAIPEAFSRYALELSPDGGQLTYTYDNQAERPGVASLIRDLEASGIQFRDIDTQNSSLEEIFVNLVRKDA; this is encoded by the coding sequence ATGCCCTCCATTCTGTCCATTTCCGGGGTCTCCAAGACCTACGCCACCGGTTTCACCGCGCTCAAGGAAGTCAACCTCGACATCCAGCGCGGCGAGATCTTCGCGCTGCTTGGGCCCAACGGCGCCGGCAAGACGACGCTGATTTCGATCGTCTGCGGCATCGTCAACCGCTCGACCGGCACCGTCACCGTCGACGGCCACGACATCAACAAGGACTACCGCGCCGCGCGCAGCCTGATCGGCCTGGTGCCGCAGGAACTGACCATCGACGCCTTCGAGACCGTCTGGGCGACGGTCAATTACAGCCGCGGCCTGTTCGGCAAGCCGGCTAATCATGGCTTTGTCGAGAAGGTGCTGCGCGATCTCTCGCTATGGGACAAGAAGGACGCCAAGGCGATCACGCTTTCGGGTGGCATGAAGCGACGGCTGATGATCGCCAAGGCGCTGTCGCATGAGCCGCGCATCTTGTTCCTCGACGAGCCGACGGCCGGCGTCGACGTCGAGCTGCGCCAGGACATGTGGGAGATGGTGCGCCGGCTGCGTGAGGATGGCGTCACCATCATCCTCACCACCCACTATATCGAGGAGGCCGAGGCGATGGCCGATCGCGTCGGCGTCATCAACCGCGGCGAAATCATCCTGGTCGAGAACAAGGCCGAACTGATGCGCAAGCTCGGCCGCAAGCGGCTGGTGCTGGAACTGCGCAATCCGTTGACCGCCATTCCGGAAGCCTTTTCGCGCTATGCGCTGGAGCTGTCGCCCGATGGCGGGCAGCTGACCTACACCTATGACAACCAGGCCGAGCGGCCGGGCGTCGCCTCGCTGATCCGCGACCTCGAGGCATCAGGCATCCAGTTCCGCGACATCGACACGCAAAACAGCTCGCTCGAGGAGATCTTCGTCAACCTGGTGAGGAAAGACGCATGA
- a CDS encoding ATP-binding protein, which translates to MTMLLERQAQLAQLDELLAEAGRGRGRVAALVGEAGAGKSALVEAFIGEFGQSARIFRSACEDLSIPDPLGPLYDLAREAQWAMPQAVAARRGERLPLFSDALDVFEARTGATLLVIEDLHWADDATLDFVRFLGRRIANTHILLLLTARTDRSEGQMRVRRALGEIPAGSVARIDVPLLSEAAVLSLAAGAGRDGDAIYRATAGNAFFVTELLSAENEAALPASVRDAVLARAERLSAGARAMLDAVSVFPRRADAWALTGLCGVASAGQLTECVANGLLDDLGDAYAFRHEIARRAIETMLTTSHRREFNQRALSALLERGDIATARLVHHAVEAHNLETVRELAPIAAREASRVGAHRDAAGYYEVALRQADTLPEEERAGLYEHYAFECHLIARIDEAIKAQEQARVLQQALGNTLKEGDSLRWLSRFAYLLGDRQAADIFGARAVALLETVPASAELAMAYSNLSQLAMLAERLDETLALGAKAIELAERLNRPEVVCHALNNVGAAEQWLDLDSSRLHLARSLEIALEQNFQEHAARAFTNCACGEMNQLGYSQAQAFLDRGIDYCVENDLATWRDYMRGVRAQLLLRRGCWDEAAAEALDVIANDRATALVRYPALVALSRLRIRRGDPSAEPLLAEMKQFLQKGTELQRLLPYAAVIAEQAWLGEADKDEALRLIGLAESLSPTRAVFAELAGWRQLLAPDIDPGDTSGMAAPYRMLLAGDWREAATFWAGLDAPYERALALAQGDEAAQREALEIFEALGARPVASHVRELMRQNGVVHIARGPRRTTRANSAGLTQRQMEVLQLIERGLSNKRIADHLAISPKTVDHHVSAVLGKLDAVSRGEAAAAARDSGLI; encoded by the coding sequence ATGACGATGCTTCTGGAACGGCAGGCGCAACTGGCGCAACTGGACGAACTTTTGGCGGAAGCCGGACGCGGACGCGGACGCGTCGCGGCGTTGGTGGGCGAGGCCGGGGCCGGCAAGTCGGCGCTTGTCGAGGCCTTCATCGGCGAGTTCGGCCAGAGCGCGCGCATCTTCCGCAGCGCTTGCGAGGATCTGTCGATTCCCGATCCGCTCGGGCCGCTCTACGATCTCGCCCGCGAGGCGCAATGGGCAATGCCGCAGGCGGTCGCCGCGCGCCGGGGAGAACGGCTGCCGCTGTTTTCCGACGCGCTCGATGTCTTCGAGGCGAGAACGGGCGCGACGCTGCTGGTGATCGAGGACCTGCACTGGGCCGATGACGCGACGCTCGACTTCGTCCGCTTTCTCGGCCGGCGCATCGCCAACACCCACATCCTTTTGCTTTTGACGGCGCGCACCGACCGCAGCGAGGGCCAGATGCGCGTGCGCCGGGCGCTGGGTGAAATCCCGGCCGGCAGCGTCGCGCGCATCGACGTGCCGCTGCTCAGCGAAGCGGCGGTGCTGTCACTCGCCGCAGGCGCCGGCCGTGACGGCGATGCTATCTACCGGGCGACTGCCGGCAACGCCTTTTTCGTCACCGAACTGTTGAGCGCCGAAAATGAAGCGGCGCTGCCGGCCAGCGTGCGCGATGCGGTGCTGGCGCGCGCCGAACGCCTGTCGGCCGGCGCCCGCGCGATGCTCGATGCCGTCTCGGTGTTTCCCAGGCGCGCCGACGCCTGGGCCTTGACCGGCCTGTGCGGCGTGGCCAGCGCCGGCCAGCTGACCGAATGCGTCGCCAATGGCCTGCTCGACGATCTCGGCGATGCCTACGCCTTCCGCCACGAGATTGCCCGCCGGGCCATCGAGACGATGCTGACCACCAGCCACCGGCGGGAATTCAACCAGCGCGCGCTGTCGGCGCTGCTCGAAAGGGGCGACATCGCCACCGCGCGGCTGGTCCATCACGCGGTGGAGGCGCACAATCTGGAGACGGTGCGCGAACTCGCGCCCATCGCCGCCCGCGAGGCCTCCCGCGTCGGCGCCCATCGCGACGCCGCCGGCTACTATGAGGTGGCCTTGCGCCAGGCCGATACCTTGCCTGAGGAAGAGCGCGCCGGCCTCTACGAGCACTATGCCTTCGAGTGCCATTTGATTGCGCGCATCGACGAGGCCATCAAGGCGCAAGAACAGGCGCGTGTGTTGCAACAGGCGCTTGGCAATACGCTGAAGGAAGGCGACAGCCTCAGATGGCTGTCACGTTTCGCCTATCTTCTGGGCGATCGACAGGCCGCCGACATCTTCGGCGCCAGGGCGGTCGCGTTGCTGGAGACCGTTCCGGCCAGTGCCGAGCTTGCCATGGCCTATTCCAACCTTTCTCAACTGGCGATGCTGGCCGAAAGGCTGGACGAGACCTTGGCGCTGGGCGCCAAGGCGATCGAGCTCGCCGAACGGTTAAACAGGCCGGAAGTCGTTTGCCATGCGCTCAACAATGTCGGCGCCGCCGAGCAGTGGCTGGACCTGGACTCAAGCCGGCTGCATCTTGCCCGCAGCCTCGAAATCGCGCTTGAGCAGAATTTTCAGGAGCATGCCGCGCGTGCCTTCACCAATTGTGCTTGCGGTGAAATGAACCAGCTGGGCTACAGCCAGGCCCAAGCCTTCCTTGATCGCGGTATCGACTATTGCGTCGAGAACGATCTGGCGACGTGGCGCGATTACATGCGTGGTGTAAGGGCACAGTTGCTGCTGCGCCGTGGATGCTGGGATGAGGCGGCTGCCGAGGCACTGGATGTGATTGCCAACGATCGGGCGACCGCCCTGGTGCGCTATCCCGCCCTGGTGGCGCTGTCGCGGCTAAGGATCCGCCGTGGCGACCCCTCGGCCGAGCCGCTGCTGGCGGAGATGAAGCAGTTTCTGCAAAAGGGAACCGAGCTGCAGCGGCTGTTGCCTTATGCCGCGGTGATTGCCGAACAGGCTTGGCTGGGCGAGGCAGACAAGGACGAGGCGCTGCGGCTGATCGGCCTTGCCGAAAGCCTGTCGCCGACGCGGGCGGTCTTCGCCGAACTGGCCGGCTGGCGGCAGCTGCTGGCACCCGATATCGATCCGGGCGACACATCAGGCATGGCCGCGCCCTACCGGATGCTGCTGGCCGGTGACTGGCGGGAGGCGGCCACGTTTTGGGCCGGCCTCGACGCCCCTTACGAACGCGCCCTGGCGCTCGCCCAGGGCGACGAGGCGGCGCAGCGGGAGGCGCTGGAGATTTTCGAGGCGCTCGGCGCCCGGCCGGTTGCAAGCCATGTGCGTGAACTCATGCGGCAGAACGGCGTCGTTCACATCGCCCGCGGGCCGCGCCGCACCACCCGCGCCAACAGCGCCGGCCTCACCCAGCGCCAGATGGAAGTGCTGCAGCTGATCGAGCGCGGCCTGTCCAACAAGCGCATTGCAGATCACCTCGCCATTTCGCCGAAGACGGTCGACCACCACGTCTCGGCGGTTTTGGGCAAGCTGGATGCGGTCTCGCGTGGAGAGGCCGCCGCCGCCGCGCGCGATTCAGGGTTGATCTGA
- a CDS encoding flavin-containing monooxygenase, with protein sequence MADTTTRPMVEQVAAIEPVIVIGAGAAGLAVAQALVKAGVPAAILEKESRLAEPWHRRHQQLHLNTHRDLSALPGLSYPGDTPAFPPKSVVIRHMNDFREANRLPVEFGVAVETIVFRGDHWAVRTSAGSRLASHVVVATGRDKEPFTPQWKGVGAFAGRIIHSADFGDAKSYAGKKVLVVGAGNSGFDALNHLAGVDTASLWLSARNGPALLPKRIGKIAVHRLSPLMARLPLRVADAAIAATQRLVFGDLTKFGMPPAPSGGASRLISDYTAIAADDGAVDAIKSGKITVVPAIREFSRDGVILANGSLIDPDIVIAATGYRTGLERMVGSLGVLDSKGVPLFNGGDADPKLPGLWFTGMRPSIRGCFANAGILGKAIARRIAGSSRPSGGSR encoded by the coding sequence ATGGCTGATACGACGACCAGACCGATGGTGGAGCAGGTGGCGGCGATCGAGCCGGTGATCGTCATTGGCGCCGGTGCTGCCGGACTGGCCGTCGCGCAGGCTTTGGTCAAGGCCGGCGTGCCGGCGGCGATCCTGGAAAAGGAGAGCCGGCTGGCCGAGCCCTGGCATCGGCGCCACCAGCAACTGCATCTCAACACCCATCGCGATCTCTCGGCACTGCCCGGCCTTTCCTATCCCGGGGATACGCCAGCCTTTCCGCCCAAGAGCGTCGTTATCCGCCATATGAACGATTTCCGCGAGGCGAACCGGCTGCCGGTGGAGTTTGGCGTCGCCGTCGAGACCATCGTGTTCAGGGGCGACCACTGGGCCGTGCGCACCAGTGCCGGCTCACGCCTGGCGAGTCATGTCGTCGTCGCCACAGGCCGCGACAAGGAGCCGTTCACGCCGCAATGGAAGGGCGTAGGGGCCTTCGCGGGCCGGATCATCCATTCGGCGGATTTCGGCGACGCCAAGTCCTATGCCGGCAAGAAGGTGCTGGTCGTCGGCGCCGGCAATTCGGGCTTCGACGCGCTCAATCACCTGGCCGGCGTGGATACGGCTTCTCTCTGGCTGTCGGCCCGCAATGGCCCCGCCCTTCTGCCCAAGCGGATCGGCAAGATCGCCGTGCATCGGCTCTCGCCGCTCATGGCGCGTTTGCCGCTGCGCGTCGCCGATGCGGCGATCGCCGCGACGCAGCGCCTGGTTTTCGGCGATCTGACCAAATTCGGCATGCCGCCCGCGCCGTCGGGCGGCGCCAGCCGCCTGATCTCCGACTACACCGCGATTGCCGCGGACGACGGCGCCGTCGACGCCATCAAATCGGGCAAGATCACCGTGGTGCCGGCGATACGCGAGTTCAGCCGCGACGGCGTGATCCTGGCCAATGGCAGCCTGATCGACCCCGATATCGTCATTGCCGCAACCGGCTACCGCACCGGGCTGGAGCGCATGGTCGGCAGTCTCGGTGTGCTCGACAGCAAGGGCGTCCCGCTCTTCAACGGCGGCGACGCCGATCCGAAACTGCCCGGCCTGTGGTTCACCGGCATGCGGCCGAGCATTCGCGGCTGCTTCGCCAATGCCGGCATATTGGGCAAGGCGATCGCCAGGCGGATCGCCGGCTCCTCTCGGCCCTCGGGTGGCTCACGTTGA
- a CDS encoding phosphatidylglycerol lysyltransferase domain-containing protein, translated as MPSLRIYFDKILEGASPKVERQALTHVERLAIVRRHGDFSLAYSTAVQHKLSYFGDADGYIAFGTKMKHHFALGDPVAAPARRADYIRRFVKTAGDPWFVQIGEETARVLAGIGYKVNRLGIDTRLVLPEHDFSGKRNETVRYSERWLLKKGFSFEEDRRTVFLDEIARLSENWRGDRIVKRWEMGFLNRPFYDQLGTNMRRFVLHGPDGELIALLDFDPLFRDGKVIGYTTAFKRKHIDASPHAEIGLTKFAVDRFREEGIEVVTLGLSPLVDVAPSGFAESDFWRNAFQRAYDSPWINRRRFNLQGQAAFKRRFHGMEEPVYIAFREGTYIEMLGLLRLVKAI; from the coding sequence ATGCCCTCCTTGCGGATCTATTTCGACAAAATCCTGGAGGGCGCCTCGCCCAAGGTCGAGCGCCAGGCACTGACGCATGTCGAACGGCTGGCGATTGTACGCCGCCATGGCGACTTCTCGCTCGCCTATTCCACCGCCGTACAGCACAAGCTTTCCTATTTTGGCGACGCCGACGGCTACATCGCCTTCGGCACCAAGATGAAGCATCATTTCGCGCTTGGCGACCCGGTGGCGGCGCCGGCCCGGCGGGCCGACTATATCAGGCGCTTCGTCAAGACCGCCGGCGACCCGTGGTTCGTGCAGATCGGCGAGGAGACCGCGCGCGTGCTGGCCGGGATCGGCTACAAGGTCAACCGGCTGGGCATCGACACCCGGCTCGTCCTGCCCGAGCATGATTTTTCCGGCAAGCGCAACGAGACCGTGCGCTATTCCGAGCGCTGGCTGCTGAAGAAAGGCTTTTCGTTCGAAGAAGACAGGCGGACGGTGTTCCTCGACGAAATCGCCCGGCTGTCCGAAAACTGGCGCGGCGACCGCATCGTCAAGCGCTGGGAGATGGGCTTCCTCAACCGCCCGTTCTACGATCAGCTCGGTACCAACATGCGCCGCTTCGTCCTGCATGGTCCTGATGGCGAGCTGATCGCCCTGCTCGATTTCGATCCGCTGTTTCGCGACGGCAAGGTCATCGGCTACACCACCGCCTTCAAGCGCAAGCATATCGATGCCTCGCCGCACGCCGAGATCGGGCTGACCAAATTCGCCGTCGACCGGTTTCGCGAAGAGGGCATAGAGGTGGTCACGCTTGGCCTGTCGCCGCTTGTCGACGTCGCCCCCAGCGGATTTGCCGAAAGCGACTTCTGGCGCAACGCTTTTCAGCGCGCCTACGATTCGCCCTGGATCAACCGCCGCCGGTTCAACCTGCAGGGCCAGGCGGCATTCAAGCGCCGTTTCCACGGTATGGAGGAGCCGGTCTATATCGCTTTCCGCGAGGGGACCTATATCGAGATGCTGGGCCTGCTGCGGTTGGTCAAGGCGATCTGA
- a CDS encoding GNAT family N-acetyltransferase has protein sequence MKHVLDRPVWSALATRHQALAQGGELARRYSPSFALFAATAADDAQSLQAFAELVGPGDSVIMAQADPIALPAGLSAISTAAAVQMVAEAPLQVVSDDRVQRLTQDDVAEMVALASLTKPGPFTSGALSLGDFWGVKAGGRLVAMAGERMKQPGYSELSGVCSHPDVRGGGLGRLLSVFVANQIFARGELPYLHAYASNAAAIRLYETIGFRLRSTINVAVVQRPG, from the coding sequence ATGAAACATGTCCTCGACCGGCCCGTCTGGAGCGCGCTGGCGACGCGCCATCAAGCCCTCGCGCAAGGTGGCGAGCTCGCCAGGCGCTATTCGCCGTCATTTGCCCTCTTCGCCGCCACCGCCGCGGACGATGCCCAAAGCCTGCAGGCTTTCGCGGAGCTTGTCGGCCCCGGTGACAGCGTCATCATGGCTCAGGCCGACCCCATTGCCCTTCCGGCCGGCCTCTCGGCAATCTCGACCGCCGCCGCCGTGCAGATGGTTGCCGAGGCGCCGTTACAGGTGGTGTCGGATGATCGGGTGCAACGCCTGACACAAGACGACGTGGCGGAAATGGTGGCCCTGGCGTCGCTCACCAAGCCCGGCCCATTCACGTCTGGAGCATTGAGCCTTGGCGACTTCTGGGGCGTGAAGGCCGGCGGCCGGCTGGTGGCGATGGCCGGCGAGCGCATGAAACAGCCTGGCTACAGCGAGCTCAGCGGCGTCTGCTCGCATCCGGATGTCCGCGGCGGCGGCCTCGGCCGGCTGTTGTCCGTGTTTGTGGCCAATCAGATTTTCGCACGCGGCGAGCTGCCATACCTCCACGCTTATGCCAGCAATGCCGCAGCGATAAGGCTCTACGAGACCATCGGCTTCAGACTGAGAAGCACAATCAACGTGGCCGTCGTTCAACGTCCCGGATAA